From Alligator mississippiensis isolate rAllMis1 chromosome 1, rAllMis1, whole genome shotgun sequence:
gtgaagaactttttttctggatatccaatctaaacctactttgctgcaatttcaagccattggtttgaatcctcctctttgcagcaagagagaaaacatGCATTCCCCCTTGTTTATGGCAACCTTTCAGGTATTTCAATATGGCTGTCAGGTCCCCCTTTAATGCCTTTCCCACAAGCTAAACActcctagctccttcagcctttctaCACATGGCTTCCTTTCCAAagcctttatcatctttgtcacctgcctttggaccctctctaacttctccacatccttttcaaaGCACAGAGGTCAAAGCTGCACACACTACCCTACAggaggcctaaccagtgtcaagTAGAAACACTATCACTTCCCATGTCTTCGACCTAATGTTTCTACTGAGACGTTGCAAGCCGCATTTGCCTGATGtgaagctgcatcacactgcagaatcAGACTGAGTCGGTGATCTGCCAGGACTTCTGAAtgcttctccatagtgctgccatccacctaggtgtcacccattttatttttgtatttttgattattcttctgAGGTACAGCACTTTGAATTTCTCAGCATTGAACATAATCTTTTTAGAGACATGAGACCATTCAGCCTGCAGAAGATAAGGCTTGGGGGGGGCTTGGTGACATGCTATAAGTAGATAAGGGGTGTGCCCCAGGATCCAAGAGAACaggtgttcaccagagcgccccaagggataggAAGTTCTAAccgccacaaattcctggaaggaCAATtgagattggacataaggaaagtCTTTTTTAGAGTCCAAGTGTCCCAGAGGTGGTGTAactacctactctggactcattcaacaGGTGTTTGGATACTTATCCTGCTGGGACATTTGACCCCAggagacttcctgcctatggcagggggctggactcgatgatctagcaaggtctcttccacccctaatgtctgTGACATTTATgaagcttcagcccagctttcaGTGTTTTGAGACTGGATCCTTTTCCTTTGCATCTCCTGCCCTCCAGTATGTTCACAAATCTCACAGAGATGTTGCTTTGCGGCCGCACTTGCAAGAAGGAGTGAGGAATGGGCCTCCTCActgtcttgcttcccaggctgaCTCACTCCTCTTTCCTGTTGGGTTCAGTTTGGGATAGTCCAGGGCTTCGTCCGAGGATGGatttcctcccacctggccctagTTCTGGCCACAGCCCTGGTCCTGAAGATGTCAGTGAATttagcaggagagggaggggctTCCCTAGACACTTTCTGGCCATACACTTTCTCCTGAGGAAAGGCAGATCTGTGGCTATTCAGCAAAGTGTTTCTGTGTGAGCGGGACAAAATCATGGCCACAAACTTGTCCCCTTCAAAGAAATGTTGGAAACAAATGCTGGATCTTGTTCAAAAGAAAGGCTTGATATaacataaaggggaaaaaaagaaaaaaaaaaagatttggccTTTAGGGATTGAGCTCTCTTTCAAAATTAAGGAAGATTGGGGGGAAATTGTTAAAATAGGTAAAAATTCAAATGGAATactttcaaaatgtgaaaatatttgAGTGACCCAAACACAGAATGAATTGCGGTTATGAGTTGATACATATGCCAGAAATATTACCTTTATTCAGGATAGGAAAATTGTTTAGGCAGTCAGAAGGTTTCAGGAGATGAAAAACCACTTCCCCAGGCCGCAGCAGGCATGACTGTCctgatttcattttgaggctggtTCCTGTCAGTCAGGGCCTGGTGTTCCTGGCTCTTGCCCACGTCTCAGTACTGGGGTCAAGATGTCATCTCTTGTCCCCAGATAGAAGGTGAAGGAAGAAGGCAGCATGAAATCCCTCTGCGGACAGCAATGTCTCCATCACTGGAGTGATCGGGGATGTGGTAACCTTATCTGTAATGTGTTTGTTCCAGGGCAGAAGTGTCCAGCACGGTGGACTACTGCTGAGGGCAGGTCCTATCTCTTTTCTCCTGAGAAAGGAACTTGGGAACATTGTAAATCCTCCTGCATGTTTCAGTCTGCCCGGCTGCTTAGCATTGAGAACAAAAaagagctggtgagtgcatgCTTCCTGTAACACTATATCAGTGCAAAATGTGTAGCTGAATGAGCATGGCCCTGCTCACGAGCTTTGCTGTGGGACACGTCTCAATGCTCAATTTGTTGTGGGGAAGGTGGGTGTCGAGGGCTGGGCACAGGTTGCCTCAGCGTGAGGTTAGCCAGCAAGGAGTCCCcacgctgaggcaccctgtgcaaCAGCCAGCCAGGGAGAGACTTggagagacaggggagcaggcagcccagagctatCTGCTTCCTCATCATGAGGCtcactgcatcccagccagccagAGAGCAGCTGGCTACAGTGCAAGGTGCCCCAGCAAGTGGGCTTAGCTGCACATGGACATGGAGgagtaggcagcccccacatcTTCTCTTGTGTCCTCGCACACAGCACACTGCTGTGCTTGGcactgctttttttattttttcactttgttgttgttgttttttgtgtttttttttggggggggggttgtcctgggaaatcccagtagctaattttgccccagcactgcaaattagcagtgccataCCGGGTTTAATGTGTAACACATGTGGTTTAAGGCACCACAGGAAGTTGGcctgccacaaactgcatgtaccTACAGGTCTGGATCTGGACTCTGCGAGCAGAAAATTTCCAAAGCCTCAAGGCCTGGTTCTGTAGTGCCCTCCACCTCCTCAGTCGGCCTATCCTCCATATTAGGAGCTGTGCAGGGGTCTGATTTGGCTGGTAGCTGAGCACACTATTCAATGGAAAAACTGTGGCCTAAGGAAACATCCAAGGCTGCAGTGTAACCTTTGGCAAAGCAAAGACTGGGCCCCTTGGCCATTCTCTTTGGCAGTTTTGAGAGAATATCTGTATTTGGGCCCTTACCATCACCCTGAACTATCTCCACACATGTTAATGGGATTTGCCTTAAATCCAAAAGGTCTGGGCTGCAATTGTGAACATATCAGCCCGAATGGACTTGGTTTTTGGAGGTAATGGGTAGGTGAGCGACCAGGTTGTAGCCCTGGAAGTGAGAACCCAATATTACCTAGAGGGGTGATCTCTGCACTGAGGTCTGCATGGCTACTGTATGTGGGGAACAGCCAAGGCCCTGCTAGCTCATTCCAGGCATTTGCGCTCCCTAACAGCTGACAGAATTCACCTTCTCTCCATTTTAGGATTTCATAAGACAAGAATTATATCAATATTATGAAGATCGTAAGAGTGTTACCTGGTACTACCCATTCTGGATTGGACTGTCACATGATCCTGAATCCAGGAAGTGGGTCTGGGAAGACAACACAGCTCTCTCGTCTGGCCTGTAAGTCTGTGTCACTAGGATGACCTCACCTCTGCAGCAGTGTACATCACTCACAGCAGTATGCAGTTCACCATGGAAGTGGGAGCTTCAGACTGCACCAAACAAGTGGGGTCTTGAAATTTGCTAGACGCTCATCTGGCAATAGACCCCACCCCCAGAACAGGTCCCAAACAGCCTTCCCACCCCCTTTGGCAAACTCCTGCTTCCCGATGCTCTTGCAGAGCTGTGGTCTGATCACTTTGTAAGCCCAGAGGAAACTGGTGTGAGGTGGCCTTTGGAAGCCTGTTAGTGCAACAGCAGAGGGTAGGACCAAAGCCATGACACCTCCTCATGTTACTAACATAACGGTGTGCCATGGAAGTGCAGGGATTCTGTGCTGGGAACATCTAGTCTCACCCTATCACTTGTAGCCTTTGAGCAGAAAAGCATCCCTGACCTTCCTTCTGTTAAATCATTGTTCAGCATTGCCCAGTGTCCGGACAACCAGCACAGAGAGCCCCCAGCCCTGTGTCTTGGTATGGTGAGCTCAGGAGGACAGACATGAACCATAAACTTTGCACTTCTGTTCCAGGTTTGATCTCCAAGATCTCAGTCATCAGAATGATCAGGGCAGAGTTTGTGCCTATGTCCAAGGTGGGAAAGCTAAGCCTGGAGGCTGTGGAGAAACTCACTTCTGCATttgtgagaaggaaaaaaaggagagacaCATTAATGGGAAAAAAGTGGGAATGCCAGCCTGAGATGCTACATAGACACAGGAAAACATCATTTCTTTCTGCCCGCTCTGGACTTTTGTGCGTGTGCCTGTTTCCTGGATCTCTCTCCCCAGCAATGAAGCTGCCTGTACTGGTGCCAATAGACATGTATAGGGCCCTCCTGCTTACATCCCCAGATCTCACTTTCTTGGTCCTGTATTTTGAGCATGTGATGGCAACCACTTGGGAAAAGAGAAAGACCTAAGAGGAAACAGTGTGTATGGCCATAGGAGCATCACAGGCCCCTGGAAATGAGACTGCCATCCTGCAGTTACTGCCCCTGCCCAGACACAGATGCCCCCTGCTCTTTGCAAAGCAGACCCTTGCCCAAGTGCCAGAGCTACAGGAATAGGGTTTCCTTCCGTTCTTTTGGGAGACTCCATGTCCTCTACGTTACAAAAATTATACCTTGCTTCTGGAATAAACCTTTGCCCATTACCCCTGTATCCTTACTGCATGAATAATGGGAGCAGAGAGGTCAGGAACAGGTGTGCACACCTGGCAACTCTGTTAGGCTGGTGTGATTTCAGGCTgtgggcagccaggtctgggggttACTTCAGGCCAGGAAGTCAGAAGCCAAGTATCTGCCTGGGAAACCAAGTGGAGGGTTCAGAGGATCAGGCAGAGCACAAGATCAGGAGGCTGGGTAAGGTTTTTGGGCGGTTGGGCCAATGCCCGGTCAGCTTTTTGGAAGGTGAATTAGAGAGCATGTTCAGGAGGCCACCTAGGTCACGTATGCAAGGAATCCATCAGTCAGTAGGAGCACAAGCCAAGGGTGCACAATGTAGGAACAAGGTTGAGCTCTGTTGACTAGACATGATCCGTTGCAGGTGAAGCATTTGTGTGGGAAGGAATAGGAGTCAGCTGACCTTGGGTGCCCACTATGgtggcagggagtgtgtgtgCGCCTAGGCCTACGTGGAGGATGCTTGCAACCTGTGTCTACCACTTTGGTATGGTGAGAGGTGTCAACTGGGTTTGAGGCACTACAGTGGTTAGGCTAGAGCTCCTGGTTCAAGGCCTCTATCTGATACTACTGACCACCCTGCCAATGTGCTGCTTCAAGAACACCTTCCAGGGTGGGCTGACCTAGGCCTTTATGAGTGGTCCTTAGAACATTTCTGTACCAAATTAGCTCCCCTGTGTGTTCTTCTTGTCCATACCCTACCGAATCTACTAGGTATTGTAATTTCCCTTATCTCCATCTTGGGCTCTAAGGATATCTTTAACCTAGTATTCTTCCTGTTCTTGCACCATTACGGGTGATGGAGAAGTTTGGGAAAAGTGAGGGAGTGTGCTTTATGTGTACGGCTTGAACAGGGACATGTAAAAACCCAGATGGATTTTCAGTGTTATGAGGAGCTGATTGGATTAATTCTCTGAGTGATATGGAAGGGGCTGATATACCTGTAAGCATAGgtggtgcacgcaggtgcacatgcaccctctgtttgtggcggtgcacccccctgcaaaaaggtgccactgacactgttggcagcacctgcaggcagtcactacTCGCCACCTTTCTGCcggtgtctgcgggcagtccctgaTCACCCCTGGCCGCCACCACCAGCATGCACCATTCATCCCTGTAAGCCAGTTTCTGTGAGGGCTGGTGAATATGGAGGTGTTGTGTTGACAGCCATACTTTCTGTCCAATCGAGTAAAcaaggcccctgctgctgcttttggtcCACCAGTCATCTGTAAACCTCCTTTGCCTTTTCCAGCTGGTCTTTTAGTACATCTGTACACatgctgtggggtggagggagaggacaCTTTAACTAGAGTGTCACGTGCATTCAGTCgacatgctttagttaaagtgctccggccaccattttgaattgtggggaTGTTAAGTACATGTGACGTGGATGCttttggagtgtgctaattagcatgcttcagcagacttgcagactcaattaatggagtcagctctgaagtgtgctaattagcacatgtcagagc
This genomic window contains:
- the LOC109281292 gene encoding C-type lectin domain family 7 member A gives rise to the protein MTAYSELKFQNQAEQQRGRRFLEAGNRGAGGSPSPSRRNKAPPRRWQCATVILGILCLVLLIATGVLSYLVLDTKLSPGKGSSSEQSPSCPDQQPGLPEIPDEQRGDTGQKCPARWTTAEGRSYLFSPEKGTWEHCKSSCMFQSARLLSIENKKELDFIRQELYQYYEDRKSVTWYYPFWIGLSHDPESRKWVWEDNTALSSGLFDLQDLSHQNDQGRVCAYVQGGKAKPGGCGETHFCICEKEKKERHINGKKVGMPA